Proteins encoded by one window of Paenibacillus sp. DCT19:
- a CDS encoding NAD(P)/FAD-dependent oxidoreductase: protein MIIAVGRGVAEIQRLELQESNDNEHVNLHYTVQNPEYFAGKRVLVSGGGNSAVDWAIELAKVAQRVNVVHRQSEFRAMERNVSEMYEIADVRTPYQITQLQTNGERINQVGITHTLNREHILLDVDEVVISHGYTSNLSDLASCGLKMSDGMVLMSQHAETNLPGVFAAGDCATNESKVRLIAGAFNDAIVAVNRAKLYLNPEAARMAYVSSHNELFRDKNRSISRS from the coding sequence ATGATCATCGCAGTAGGTCGTGGCGTCGCTGAAATTCAGAGGCTAGAGCTCCAGGAATCAAATGATAATGAGCATGTAAATCTTCACTATACGGTGCAAAACCCGGAATACTTTGCAGGTAAACGTGTGCTTGTTTCAGGTGGAGGCAACAGTGCTGTAGACTGGGCCATTGAACTTGCTAAAGTTGCTCAACGTGTTAACGTGGTTCATCGTCAATCTGAATTTCGTGCAATGGAACGGAATGTCAGCGAGATGTACGAGATAGCGGATGTAAGAACTCCGTATCAGATTACACAGCTACAAACCAATGGTGAACGCATTAACCAGGTTGGCATTACGCATACGTTGAACCGAGAGCATATCTTATTGGATGTGGATGAAGTAGTGATTAGCCATGGATATACAAGTAATCTAAGTGATCTTGCCAGTTGTGGATTAAAAATGAGTGACGGAATGGTTTTGATGAGTCAACACGCTGAGACCAACCTACCGGGTGTATTTGCAGCTGGAGATTGTGCCACCAATGAGAGCAAAGTACGGCTCATAGCTGGGGCTTTTAATGATGCAATCGTTGCGGTGAATCGTGCGAAACTATACTTGAATCCAGAGGCAGCTAGGATGGCGTATGTTTCCTCCCATAATGAGCTCTTCCGTGATAAAAATCGGAGTATATCCCGTTCATAA
- a CDS encoding NAD(P)/FAD-dependent oxidoreductase has product MREEDIYDVTIIGGGPAGMYAAFYAGMREMKVKIIEGKDQLGGFLHTYAEKTIWDVGGLPPMKCSKLIEWLVQQANTFNPTVIFNRQMERFSRLDNGILAMYTTEGRSTIPER; this is encoded by the coding sequence ATGCGTGAAGAAGATATTTATGATGTAACCATCATTGGAGGCGGCCCTGCCGGAATGTATGCGGCCTTTTATGCGGGCATGCGTGAGATGAAGGTCAAAATTATTGAAGGTAAAGATCAACTTGGCGGATTTCTGCACACCTATGCCGAGAAGACGATTTGGGATGTAGGTGGGTTACCACCTATGAAATGTTCGAAGTTGATAGAGTGGCTTGTACAGCAGGCCAACACATTTAACCCAACGGTTATATTCAATCGTCAGATGGAACGCTTCTCTCGTCTGGATAACGGAATATTGGCGATGTATACCACTGAGGGGAGATCCACTATACCCGAACGATGA